CTCATATCGGTTTAGTGTTAGTTAAAAACATGTAAAACAAGCTAGCCTTTCCCCAAACATTGTGATTCACTGGTTCTGTATCCACAACTTCGTCGTCTTTCTATCATAAGGAATTTAAATGTTTCAGCGTTGTTATCCTTCCGGTATATATAAGAATTAGGCTTCTGGTCTCTTATTTATCGTTATTATACAATTGGGTCCCTCATGATTAATTATTGTCAATTAGTATAGTTTACCACGGACGCTAAAGTAATCGGCTAACGTTGTGTCTACCCACTAACAATAATTAGCGGCAATTTATGGTCGATGAGACGATGATACATTTACTGGCCAAATGAGCGATGGTTACGTTATAGTTGACACTAATATTGGTGTACCACCACTACAACAAATTTACCATATATCCACGAACATTTTTAGTGACAATGGTAAAAAGTGTAGGTATAAGTAACCTATACTAAAACACATATCTTAAACTCTGGGTATAGGTATTATATACCAACGGGTCCTTATTATCGTCACTAATTCTTTTAGTGACAGATATTCAACTATAGGTATCGATATTAATCACCTACAAAATCTTTCTTTTAGTCACTAGATGTTTTATTGATACCCATTTCACAATTTTGAAGATCGTCAGTCTAGCTGACactaatatttattaatttcttcgcttctttttccttataagccACTTCTCTCTACCGTACCCTCAAACTCACTTTCTCCTCATTCGCCACCCTCACCCTCAATCTCTCCCTCAGCGTCTCCCTCTTCTTTACCACCCTCCTCCCTACCCTATACCTCCGCCACCCACACCCTCTCCCTTGTTCCCCTCCCTATTCCTCTGCAACCTTTACCCCACGTGACCTCCCTATCTCTTTTTCATCTTCACCAGACCAGGCTCTTTCCTCCCTCTTCCACTTAATCTGACTATTGCACCACCGATCCTTCGTGCGACGCCCTTATACTACTCTGTCATTGTCGCTACCATCGACTTTGCCAATGTCATCACCTCAACTACCATTTCCTTTGTCGCTACTCATGTCGTGCTGCACCTAGAGAGCTTCCACAGTTCCTTTTCAACCTTTGATCttcaaacttatttagtctAGGAGCCCCACCATATCGTTCCTGCTCAACCTTTGATGATCAATCCTGACCAAGTTCATCATTAATCTATGTTGTTTGTTGGTTTTATTGGGTTCCCCACATTACTTATTTGATGAAATGAAACAACTTTAAATCTGATTGTTTGTATGTGATTATTGAAAGCATTGGAATCATTTGTAAAGTAAGAAGATTGTTTGTCTTAGGATAAGGAGTTTATGTAATGAAAAATAACAAATGAACTGATATAACTTctaaaaagagaaataaatgtACCACATGAATGTGAAactgaagtatatatatatatatatatatatatatatatattttagaaaGCTGAATATATATCATCAAAAGGGAAAGGTACAAGCAAAGCAAAAGGCCCAAACAGTTCAAAGGGACAAAAGCAGGGAGAAAAACAACAACAGaacaggaaaaagaaaagacaacagcaaaaaacagaaaagaaaaaaaaacaaaagacaacAAGCAAAGAGAACTAAAACTAAAACAGGGCAGCAGCGATCCAGCGGGGTAAGGCAGAAGCCAGCATCAGCAACACAAGGACGCCGCACCCAGGGGGAACGAACAACAGGCCAGATCAGAAGCAATCAGCCAAGGTTCACAGCAACAGCAGGGAGGAGTAATTCAGAAACCGGAGTAGACCTGTCACAGCCCTGTTTTGCGAGGTTGTCTGCATGCGTATTTGCTTCTCTGAAAATGTGGAATATACCCGAGCACTCCACTTCAGTCATAAGGAGGTCAATGCTATTGAGATCATTTAGAAGCTTCCAAGGGCGGTTGGACTTGAGCATCACCCAACCCACGGCAAGGGTTGAGTCACTCTCAACAATTACCTTCTTGAACCCATTGTTTTTGCAGAATAGGAGGGCATGTAGAATAGCTTTTACCTCTACCACATACGCCCACGTAGAGCCAACAGCCAAAGAAAAACGGCCCAGAATAGTGCCATTTGAATCGCGCAAGATACCTCCAGCCCCACTAACCCCAGGGCTTCCCCGTGAAGAACCGTCaacattaaacttcaaaaaacCAGGCGGAGGAGGGCACCAATCCACGGTTCGAACTTTTGAAGCCATTGTTTTGATTATCACCTTTTCAAAATGTTGAGAGAAGTCATAGAGAGTAAAGGGGCATTCCTTCCACCACGCTTTAATCCACCACATAACACGCAAAATATGGATATCCCACACACCTATGAAATTAAACTCCTTTTGGTTGAAAACATAATCATTTCTTGCTTTCCAAATGGACCAGCATAAGGCATAGGGGATAATTTCCCACAGGACAGGATCTGTTACAACACGAAGGGAGGGCCATTCCAACATCAGTTCTTGAAAAGAGGAGGGGATGCAGAAAAATACATTTTCTCTGGCCATAATTGCATTCCACAAGCTCCAAACTTTGTTACACCGAAGCATAAGGTGAGAAACAGTTTCACATTCCAGCCCACAAATATCACAAAGACCCCCATTCTCTATGATTATACCCCTACGAAGCAAACTCTCCTTAACCGCAATTTTATTTTCCATGAGCTGCCAAGTGAAGAGCACGACTTTGGGAGGAACCACCTTGCGGATTCTTTTAGGGACCAACCAAGAGTTGTCCCCGAAGATCCTTAACTCCACCGCAGCACAAAAAGATTTGATGGAGAAGATGCCACTATGGTCGCCAGTCCATAAGATAGAATCAGGTCCAGAGCAGGGCACTATCAAGTTTAGCATACTCATTAGCTGCCTATGTTGATCAAGCTCCCAGTCGAATAACCTGCGCCTTAAATTGAGATTCCAGGTCCAGCTACCATTATTAAAAGAGCCCATAGAAATCAGAAATGCATTCTTGTCTTGGGCAAGAGCAAAGAGACGAGGAAAGCGACGATAAATAGGAGCCAATTCCAGCCAAGGGTCCAGCTAAAAGCGGATGTTATTCCCCGTCCCAACACAACACAAACACTCTTCTTTGAACACTTTTGCAATTAAGGTATCTTCCTTCACCACTTTAAAAATGTCTTGGGTAAAAATTGAAAGGTGAGAGGGAGGTATTTGCATCTCGTGAAGGAGAATTAACCTTGGGTTGCACTTGTATTTAGCACACAATACTTTTCGCCAAAGAGCATTTCTTTCCCTACCAAACCTCCAAAACCATTTGATAAGCATGGCTTTATTTTTCCAGCCAAGAAACCCAAGACCCAAGCCTCCAAGTTTTTGTCTCTTGCAAATTTGAGACCATGCAATCCAAGCGATGCGGCGGCCACCTTCCCTACGCCCCCAAAGAAAGGCCCTCATCAATTTTTCCATTTCCGCAATCACACCCACCGGGGACAAAAACACCGCCATATGGTAAATAGGTACTGCACTCATCACCGATTTGAGCATGACCAATCTACCACTCAAAGATAGCCATTTGGAACtccatgaaggtatgaaaaacggtagaaaggggggggtttgaataacgttttcagaacaaaacttccaccttaaagattttgacaaatcttttgagaacttaagtgctaaagataagagatagaaaagcacacaaggattttatcctggttcacttgataaatcactcaagctactccagtccacccgttaaggtgatttcttccttcttagaatgaaggcaatccactaatcaggtaagagttacaactgcacttgaaacctacaagtgactaacaattacactgacttagctcacactaagattcactctcttagtcttctctaggatccgatcaaccttgatctcctaaaggcaaactatacaaaaGTTAGTCATATAAGTTTTAAATtagtcaaataagttttaaattaGCAGCAATGCCTTACCAAACATcacctaaaataaaatatttaaatttagtgaaattaaattttatttatttaaaagagATTCTTCATATTAACTAGTAATACcttggtttcaaaaaaaaaaatctagtaaATACTTTTAGAACACAAGTTGTACATCTATATTCTCATGTGACAACTTAAATTATATTTGACATAACATTTTAGCTAGCTTAAAGTTTGTTTGactaactttatttttttttaaagtgtttAATAAATGagcttatattaattaatatttaccTTTATacaaattcaacaaaaatataGCCTTAACAAAGAAGAGTCCTCCTACCCCTCCTACTTTATCATCTTACCAGTTCTTCTACATAATAAATCAAGAAAGTATTAAATGTTATTTAAtattatcaaaataccaattGAACTTAGTTTttcatttattatatatattatttttcttataagTAAATTTGTAAAAGATTTAAAGGACAATAAATTACCACTTGCTAactttagaaagaaaaaagtgCTGACGCCAGAATTCAATTCTGGTCTTCACTCACCCTCGGTTTCAGGCTTTGGTTGTATTATTTATTCACCCTCCCTTCACCTCACTCTCCCCCCTTCTTCccttctcactctctctctctctctcacagcAAAACCAGCAGCACTTGCAAACTAGCATAGAGTTTGTGTTTGCTGGTAGAAATCAAAAGAgggagaaggagaaaaaaaactCCAGAAGAACAAGATGTTGCTAGGGAAGAGACCTCGTCCTCCAATGAAGAGAACCACAAGCATGTCTGAGATAACCTTGGATCTGAACACCACCACGGTTGTCACCACCGATGTTAGATCCGGTGGCGGCGGCAGTGGTGGGTTCAATAATGGGTTAGATCAGACCAAGGTTTTGGCTCCAGTTCCACCCAGAAACCATAGAAGGCATTCCTCTGATTTCACAGGGACTCCTGATTTCTTGCGCTCTTGCTGTCTCTGCAGACGCCGTCTCGTACCAGGTCGTGACATCTACATGTACAGGTACCatgtcttttttcttttttaattcacAAATCACAACTCCATCATCaaaatcttttctctcatttctcaTCTTTTTTGTCTCACCAATGATATTGCGTCGCGTCAATTAAAATCTtaattttcatgcattttttgATTGACTTGCAACAATTTCATTGGTAAACACAGAAAATGAGACATCATTTGCAACAGAAGATTCCGACGAATCTCTTTTTTCTTGCTGTGTATTTTTTGTGATGtttcaaaagttttttttttatggaaattttaattaattaaattaataattatttgcAGGGGTGATAGTGCTTTCTGCAGCCTCGAGTGTCGTCAGCAGCAGATGAAG
This is a stretch of genomic DNA from Lotus japonicus ecotype B-129 chromosome 1, LjGifu_v1.2. It encodes these proteins:
- the LOC130734259 gene encoding FCS-Like Zinc finger 6-like codes for the protein MLLGKRPRPPMKRTTSMSEITLDLNTTTVVTTDVRSGGGGSGGFNNGLDQTKVLAPVPPRNHRRHSSDFTGTPDFLRSCCLCRRRLVPGRDIYMYRGDSAFCSLECRQQQMKQDERKEKLLVASAKKQVVAAPASSGSQVTNTASKGETTVAAL